The genomic region TTAAAGATTTTGGTTCCTAATCTCGCAGAAGACAAGGTAGTCACAAAATAAATAGAGAAGATTTCTCTCATAAAAGGCTCATTTATTATGGATTGTGGCGCCAAATTGGAGCTGCCATCACATTTGTAGGTTTTATCCTTGTTACTTTTCACGACGATGAAAGCACTTGTTACAATTCATCTGAGCCTCCCAGAACCAACTCCTTGAACCGAGTTATGCAATCCATTGCCCGCTTGAATTCACCACTCTCGAGGGCAAAGCTGAACCGGCAGTAGTCTGTTATTCCGGTCCATGTGCTGCTACTTATACACAATCCAGTGGATCTAAGAAGCACCTCCCTGATGTTGCAACCATTGAGCGTGCCTTCGAAACCGTTGACCCTGAATAATTTGCCAATGTAGGCGGTTGGTTTGGCCAGCATCGAGATACCACCATGACAGCCCACAACATCCCAGCCACAGCTCTCGAGTGTCTGTTCATagcagaaaagaaaacaaaaggggtAAAGTATTCAGATATGTTGACTCAAAGTTTGCATCCTGCTCAAAAGCATGTCACTCTGGTTGCAGTTATATCACTTTTCTTTGCGAAATAGTAGCACGGAAATTTCGGATGCATTGATTGGCAACACAAACTCAAGTTACTTAGATTTCTCCATGAACTGGGTTTTGGAAGGGAACACGCCTCATCGATGAAATAAAAGTAAAACTGAGAGGAGAGTAGAGAATTTTAAAAGGCTAACCTTCATCAAGTGGTTGGCACGATCCTTCAGTGTCTCCTTTTGCTCCGCAATGAGATTAGAGAAATGCTTATCCCAGTCGTACTTGAGACCCAACAGTTTTCTGAAAGTGTACTTCAATGTGCTATGTGGCTGACTCAAGATTGGGAAACTATATTCCAAGGACCGGTCTTTCGAGATGAGAAACCCAAATTTAAGCCCAGCCATGGTAAGCTCAAGCGACAGCTCTCCGAGCAGATAAACAGGGGCAACATGGCCAGCCATAGCGTCAAGACATCTTTCTAAATCCCAACAAGGCCAGCTATCGAATGGGAACTGGACACAAGGGAAGGGCCAGTCATCGGTTTGGAACTCCAGACCAGAGAAGGAGGTATCTATCACTACCCTAGCTGCATTTCTAGCACAGATAGAAAGCAGCTCTTCTATCTCCTTGGCACTGTACAGGAAACCAGAAGGGTTGATTGTGGGGCCAGAAATATACACCCAAGCCGTCGAAAACGAAAACAATTCCTCGTTATTAAGTGTGTCCTGTAGAACACTCGGTTCAATCTTAAAGCCTGAACTTGATTTTGTTGGAATAGTCAAGGTGTTTGCGTTCAGAAACTTTGCTGCAGAGACATAATGACCATTGGTGCCCAAGGGGAAAACGAAGGTGCCTCGTTCTTGCACACAGCGACGAACAAGCTTGTTGAAGAGTGCCGGACTGGTATTACCATATATAATTTCAGAATCAGATTCCGCCGGGTAATTATAGTTACGTTTCAACAGCCTCTCAATGCCGGATCGAACATCAGTTTCAGAACCCATGATGTTCTGCCTAACAAAGCTTTCAAAAATGGAGGCCTTCACTGAAGAAGGTATCGGCAAGAAGCTGCGATCTAAATCCATATGAATGACATAAGATTCCTTGGAATCGGGAAGGAAAAAATCAGCTTCTTTTATGGCAGATATGGCAGAATCAGAAAATCCTATCATCCTCTGAGGCAGCACTAATGCAGGTTGTCTctgaaaaagagcaaggaaaaatTAGAAGACAATGAACCAAAGCAAACAATAGGGCCACAAATATTGCAGAGGCCACACTTTTTCGAAGAGCAATACTCCATAGATTCCTGACCATATTATCATTTTTACCCAGAATAATAAGATGAAAACACATTAAAATGTCCTAGTAATACATTTAGCTGTTCATGTCAGTAGGTTTTATCCAACTAAGGAGGATCTACTCCAAATTTTAAAAAGAAAAGTAGCTGAAGTGACTAATGCTTTTAGACATCAGATTTCGTCGTGCGGATGAGTGACGTGGGTAATTGCAGAGAAGTTCGGTTACCTCTTGCTGCGCATGCGGCTCACAATTTTGAAATGCTAACAGCTGATGGAAAAGACAGCCATAATACTGCTGGCTGATCACAGAAGTGTGCCCTTCCAGTAGCTCAACAGTTTGTGACAATGCCTCGCTGAAAGCCGCCTGTTCAGAAATGGTGAAAGCAACTTCCAGATCAGAATAAACCTGCAAGATAAAGCAAACGGAAACATTTAGAGCAAGTTTCCAAAGTAAGATGTAAGAATACAAAAAGGTTGAATTAAAATTACAGGCTAATCAATATAACATGGTATTGTAGGTTCACTGAATGTCACCTGATTCTTTACTAAACCGCACAGTACAGTTGCATGCGAAGGTAGGGTGTTTCCAGCAAGATATCGCAACACACTATTAGAGCTTGGCACACGAGACAACTCCAGATGCtctgaaatatccaggaataaccATGAACCAACATCTTTCGTTACGTTTAGCAAGTTCACAAAAGCAGCAGTGCTGATAGTGTCGAACTGA from Triticum aestivum cultivar Chinese Spring chromosome 4A, IWGSC CS RefSeq v2.1, whole genome shotgun sequence harbors:
- the LOC123083372 gene encoding methionine S-methyltransferase isoform X2; its protein translation is MPGIFVPCSAAFYEGLGQQPDSIFRDKTVAELGCGNGWMSIALAQRWSPFKVYGLDINPRAIKIARINLYLNALDDDGLPIYDGEGKTLLDRIEFHESDLLSCCRDSKIELDCIVGCIPQVLDPNPEVMPNIKINTSSEEFLYSLCNYCSFQGVVEDQFGLGLIARAVEEGIALIKPMGIMIFSMGGRPGQVLCERLFLRRGFRINNLWQSKLMQAADTDLSDLVEIEKNSPHRFEFFVDLGGNQPISARTACAYMKSGGCVSHALSMYSCHLRQPDQVKKIFDFLKDGFPEVSSSLDLSFDDNSVADEKISFLAYLASFLKENKSNPCEPPAGCLNFRNLVTGFMKAYHHIPLTPDNVVVFPSRAVAIENALQLFSPALAIVDEHLTRHLPKQWLTSSTIEERADCTEAENIVTVIESPRKCDLLIEFIRKLKPQVVVTGMAQFDTISTAAFVNLLNVTKDVGSWLFLDISEHLELSRVPSSNSVLRYLAGNTLPSHATVLCGLVKNQVYSDLEVAFTISEQAAFSEALSQTVELLEGHTSVISQQYYGCLFHQLLAFQNCEPHAQQERQPALVLPQRMIGFSDSAISAIKEADFFLPDSKESYVIHMDLDRSFLPIPSSVKASIFESFVRQNIMGSETDVRSGIERLLKRNYNYPAESDSEIIYGNTSPALFNKLVRRCVQERGTFVFPLGTNGHYVSAAKFLNANTLTIPTKSSSGFKIEPSVLQDTLNNEELFSFSTAWVYISGPTINPSGFLYSAKEIEELLSICARNAARVVIDTSFSGLEFQTDDWPFPCVQFPFDSWPCWDLERCLDAMAGHVAPVYLLGELSLELTMAGLKFGFLISKDRSLEYSFPILSQPHSTLKYTFRKLLGLKYDWDKHFSNLIAEQKETLKDRANHLMKTLESCGWDVVGCHGGISMLAKPTAYIGKLFRVNGFEGTLNGCNIREVLLRSTGLCISSSTWTGITDYCRFSFALESGEFKRAMDCITRFKELVLGGSDEL
- the LOC123083372 gene encoding methionine S-methyltransferase isoform X1, with translation MAAPASPGEDMDVEVEAFLASCAASAYGAAEALLRRLDAPASRAAARRLLGAVRRRFTDPAAGQDCLRAFNFRIIPDDPQLQQQQGFRQITTIEMPGIFVPCSAAFYEGLGQQPDSIFRDKTVAELGCGNGWMSIALAQRWSPFKVYGLDINPRAIKIARINLYLNALDDDGLPIYDGEGKTLLDRIEFHESDLLSCCRDSKIELDCIVGCIPQVLDPNPEVMPNIKINTSSEEFLYSLCNYCSFQGVVEDQFGLGLIARAVEEGIALIKPMGIMIFSMGGRPGQVLCERLFLRRGFRINNLWQSKLMQAADTDLSDLVEIEKNSPHRFEFFVDLGGNQPISARTACAYMKSGGCVSHALSMYSCHLRQPDQVKKIFDFLKDGFPEVSSSLDLSFDDNSVADEKISFLAYLASFLKENKSNPCEPPAGCLNFRNLVTGFMKAYHHIPLTPDNVVVFPSRAVAIENALQLFSPALAIVDEHLTRHLPKQWLTSSTIEERADCTEAENIVTVIESPRKCDLLIEFIRKLKPQVVVTGMAQFDTISTAAFVNLLNVTKDVGSWLFLDISEHLELSRVPSSNSVLRYLAGNTLPSHATVLCGLVKNQVYSDLEVAFTISEQAAFSEALSQTVELLEGHTSVISQQYYGCLFHQLLAFQNCEPHAQQERQPALVLPQRMIGFSDSAISAIKEADFFLPDSKESYVIHMDLDRSFLPIPSSVKASIFESFVRQNIMGSETDVRSGIERLLKRNYNYPAESDSEIIYGNTSPALFNKLVRRCVQERGTFVFPLGTNGHYVSAAKFLNANTLTIPTKSSSGFKIEPSVLQDTLNNEELFSFSTAWVYISGPTINPSGFLYSAKEIEELLSICARNAARVVIDTSFSGLEFQTDDWPFPCVQFPFDSWPCWDLERCLDAMAGHVAPVYLLGELSLELTMAGLKFGFLISKDRSLEYSFPILSQPHSTLKYTFRKLLGLKYDWDKHFSNLIAEQKETLKDRANHLMKTLESCGWDVVGCHGGISMLAKPTAYIGKLFRVNGFEGTLNGCNIREVLLRSTGLCISSSTWTGITDYCRFSFALESGEFKRAMDCITRFKELVLGGSDEL